One window of Alkaliphilus metalliredigens QYMF genomic DNA carries:
- the plsX gene encoding phosphate acyltransferase PlsX, giving the protein MKIAIDAMGGDHGARIIVLGAVEAVKEYDVNVILTGDEKILKSELSQYEYSKDKIEIIHCSEQIKNEDKPVAAIRRKKDSSMVVALNLVKEKKADAIVSAGNTGALLAGGLLILGRIKGIDRPALAPVYPTSKGVSVLIDGGANADCKPRNFLEFGIMGNIYANKVLGIEEPQVCTVNIGIEEGKGNDITKEAYKVCQRGPFQFKGNVEARDIPLGYADVILCDGFTGNIILKLTEGLATTIFSELKKAFLKNNITKIGALLLKPSLKIFKARFDYSEYGGAPFLGVNGVLIKAHGSSDAKAIKNAIRQGISFVNNDVVGDIVSEIESLEADFIE; this is encoded by the coding sequence ATGAAAATTGCAATAGATGCTATGGGAGGGGACCATGGCGCTAGAATAATTGTGTTAGGAGCTGTTGAGGCGGTTAAAGAATACGATGTGAATGTGATCTTAACAGGTGATGAAAAGATTTTAAAAAGTGAATTAAGTCAATATGAATATTCTAAGGATAAAATAGAAATCATTCATTGTAGTGAGCAAATTAAAAATGAAGACAAACCAGTAGCCGCTATCAGAAGAAAGAAAGATTCTTCAATGGTGGTTGCGTTAAATTTAGTGAAGGAAAAGAAAGCGGATGCCATCGTTTCAGCGGGGAATACAGGTGCATTGCTAGCTGGAGGACTTCTGATTTTAGGTAGAATTAAAGGAATTGATCGTCCTGCCTTGGCGCCAGTGTATCCTACCAGCAAGGGTGTTTCGGTACTGATTGATGGAGGCGCTAATGCAGACTGTAAGCCTAGAAATTTTCTGGAATTTGGAATTATGGGAAATATTTATGCAAACAAGGTGCTGGGAATTGAAGAGCCACAGGTTTGTACAGTAAACATTGGAATTGAAGAAGGAAAAGGCAATGACATAACCAAGGAAGCATATAAAGTATGTCAAAGGGGACCCTTCCAGTTTAAAGGAAATGTAGAAGCTCGAGACATCCCGTTAGGTTATGCTGATGTGATTTTATGTGACGGATTCACTGGAAACATTATATTGAAACTCACCGAAGGGTTAGCTACCACAATCTTTAGTGAATTGAAAAAGGCTTTTTTGAAAAATAATATAACAAAAATTGGTGCTTTATTATTAAAACCAAGTTTGAAGATTTTTAAAGCACGATTTGATTATAGTGAATATGGGGGAGCCCCTTTTTTGGGAGTTAATGGAGTTCTGATTAAAGCCCATGGGAGCTCTGATGCCAAGGCCATTAAAAATGCCATTCGACAAGGTATAAGCTTTGTGAACAACGATGTGGTTGGCGATATTGTGAGTGAAATTGAAAGTTTGGAGGCTGATTTTATTGAATAA
- the fapR gene encoding transcription factor FapR: MNEVKKSNKSNKSNKSTRQAQLLELLKIDPFVTDEALSTRFSVSIQTIRLDRLELGIPELRQRVKNVAKKNYDKVRSIGGTEIVGELVDLTLGESGISLLETTEEMAFSKTKIVRGHHIFSQAESLAMAVIDAEVALTGVSNIKYLNPVSAGDKLVAKAEVVRVRGNNHFVHVKIHVNQIPVFRGKFILVAIK, encoded by the coding sequence ATGAATGAAGTTAAAAAATCAAATAAATCAAATAAATCAAATAAATCAACAAGACAAGCACAATTATTAGAATTATTGAAAATAGATCCTTTTGTAACTGATGAAGCGTTATCCACAAGGTTCTCTGTTAGCATCCAAACCATCAGGTTAGACCGTTTGGAATTAGGAATCCCTGAACTGAGGCAACGGGTAAAAAATGTAGCAAAGAAAAACTATGATAAAGTAAGAAGTATCGGTGGAACTGAGATTGTTGGAGAATTAGTTGATTTAACTCTTGGGGAAAGTGGAATATCTCTATTAGAAACCACAGAAGAGATGGCCTTTAGCAAAACAAAAATTGTTCGAGGGCATCACATTTTTTCACAGGCTGAATCTTTAGCTATGGCAGTCATTGATGCAGAAGTTGCCTTAACCGGCGTATCAAATATTAAATACCTGAATCCTGTCAGTGCAGGAGATAAATTAGTGGCTAAGGCTGAGGTGGTAAGAGTGAGGGGAAACAATCACTTTGTTCATGTTAAAATTCACGTAAACCAAATACCAGTCTTCAGAGGGAAATTTATTTTAGTCGCAATCAAGTAA
- the rpmF gene encoding 50S ribosomal protein L32, producing the protein MAVPKRKTSKSKRDMRRASNSKFVAPGYVKCPQCHETKLPHRVCPDCGHYNGKEVIAAE; encoded by the coding sequence ATGGCAGTACCAAAGCGGAAGACAAGCAAGTCTAAAAGAGATATGAGGAGAGCTTCAAATTCTAAATTCGTTGCTCCTGGATATGTAAAGTGTCCACAATGTCATGAGACGAAATTACCTCACCGTGTGTGTCCAGATTGTGGTCATTACAATGGTAAAGAGGTTATAGCAGCTGAATAA
- a CDS encoding YceD family protein yields MKNLIKKESDKVDLNFLLNLDTIMYHGEELKMMSPIQVMGNIYAVNEQLYLTCTYEGKLEVNCGRCLEPFIHAFYSRINAELMLNDQSTDEEEEDDVLFYEDNTIDLEKVVVDQLIISLPMKLICDNDCKGLCSQCGKSLNKEICQCTLAEDHDVDPRLTKLKKLLQQD; encoded by the coding sequence TTGAAAAATCTAATTAAAAAAGAAAGCGATAAAGTTGACTTGAACTTTCTTTTAAATCTTGATACTATTATGTATCATGGCGAAGAATTAAAAATGATGTCGCCAATACAGGTAATGGGCAATATTTATGCTGTCAACGAACAACTATATTTGACTTGTACTTATGAAGGAAAATTAGAAGTCAATTGTGGTAGGTGCCTAGAACCTTTTATTCATGCATTCTATTCGAGGATTAATGCTGAATTAATGCTTAATGACCAGTCTACTGATGAAGAAGAAGAAGATGATGTTCTGTTTTATGAGGATAATACAATTGACCTTGAAAAGGTGGTTGTAGATCAATTAATCATAAGCTTACCCATGAAGTTAATTTGTGATAATGATTGCAAGGGTCTTTGCAGTCAGTGTGGTAAGAGTCTCAACAAAGAGATATGTCAGTGCACATTAGCTGAAGATCATGATGTAGATCCTCGGTTGACTAAGTTAAAGAAACTATTACAACAGGATTAA
- a CDS encoding acetate/propionate family kinase codes for MKILVMNCGSSSLKYQLINMENEEVLAIGLAERIGIAGARVKHEASGKEKVTIEQPMENHKTAIKIVLEALIDENYGAIKSMDEIAAVGHRVVHGGERFSSSVVVTDDVKNALEECSDLAPLHNPPNLMGIEACQEILPNVPMVGVFDTAFHQTMPESSYMYALPYELYEKHKIRRYGFHGTSHKYVAMKAAEILERPIEDLKIIACHLGNGASITAVDGGISVDTSMGFTPLEGLVMGTRCGDMDPAIVTFLMEKEKIDHNQVNAIMNKQSGVYGLSGVSSDFRDIEVAVKEGNKRAQLALDVYYKRVKKYIGAYAAEMGGVDAVVFTAGLGENSPETRKSICEGLEFLGIKIDNTKNNVRGKETVVSTDDTPTKVLLIPTNEELAIARETKSLI; via the coding sequence ATGAAAATTTTAGTGATGAATTGTGGTAGTTCTTCGTTGAAGTACCAACTCATTAATATGGAGAATGAAGAGGTGCTAGCAATCGGTTTAGCAGAACGTATTGGAATTGCTGGAGCCCGTGTTAAGCATGAAGCATCTGGTAAGGAAAAAGTCACAATTGAACAGCCAATGGAAAATCATAAAACAGCGATTAAAATTGTATTAGAAGCATTAATTGATGAAAATTATGGTGCCATTAAATCAATGGATGAGATTGCAGCTGTAGGGCATCGAGTTGTCCATGGGGGAGAGCGTTTTTCTAGTTCGGTTGTTGTCACTGATGATGTAAAGAATGCCCTGGAAGAGTGTTCTGATCTAGCGCCACTACATAATCCACCAAACTTAATGGGAATTGAGGCATGTCAAGAAATACTGCCCAATGTACCAATGGTAGGGGTTTTTGATACTGCTTTCCATCAAACAATGCCAGAATCTTCTTATATGTATGCACTGCCATATGAGTTATATGAAAAACACAAAATTAGAAGATATGGCTTCCATGGAACATCACATAAATATGTGGCTATGAAAGCGGCTGAAATTCTAGAAAGACCAATAGAAGATCTTAAAATAATCGCATGTCATTTAGGCAATGGCGCCAGCATCACAGCTGTTGACGGTGGCATTTCTGTTGATACTAGCATGGGGTTCACACCACTTGAAGGATTGGTAATGGGAACAAGATGTGGGGACATGGATCCTGCTATTGTCACTTTCTTAATGGAAAAAGAAAAAATAGATCATAATCAAGTAAATGCAATTATGAATAAACAGTCTGGTGTCTACGGTCTATCCGGCGTAAGTAGTGATTTTAGAGATATTGAAGTTGCAGTTAAAGAAGGAAACAAAAGAGCTCAGCTAGCCTTAGATGTATATTATAAGAGGGTTAAAAAATATATTGGAGCCTATGCTGCTGAAATGGGTGGGGTAGATGCAGTTGTATTTACTGCTGGGTTAGGAGAAAATTCACCTGAAACACGAAAGTCTATATGTGAAGGGCTAGAATTTTTAGGAATTAAAATTGATAACACCAAGAATAATGTGCGGGGAAAAGAGACTGTGGTATCAACTGACGATACCCCCACAAAGGTACTGTTAATTCCAACTAATGAGGAATTAGCCATTGCAAGAGAAACAAAATCTTTGATCTAG
- a CDS encoding nucleotidyltransferase, whose translation MRILGLITEYNPFHNGHLHHLQESKKISKSTHTVAVMSGHFLQRGEPALIHKWARAQMAVDAGVDLVLELPTLYACASAEFFSHGAVSILNQMGVVDALCFGSELGHIEALKQVATVLINSPESFEISLKKYLQEGIAFPKARSKALIDHFSLEDLSSYGMTTEKMIALLKNPNNILGIEYLKALALTKSKIQPYTITRKAAAYHSTELTLNITSATAIRNHLFNTGNLNEMIHAIPPSTYEILSTCFNKDGGPIFANDLGLTILSMIRRMTPQEIAKILDVGEGLENRIFQCANQSNRLDEFCQCVKSKRYTLTRIQRICMRILLDIQFPLMNQATHASTGLYGRILAFNDRGREIIKLAQKKSSFPFITKINQYTPPNSFTKNLLDLDIRATNLYALAVKNNAFSKGEQDHLTSPYYRKELT comes from the coding sequence ATGCGAATTTTAGGTTTAATTACTGAATACAATCCTTTCCATAATGGCCATCTCCATCATTTACAAGAATCAAAAAAAATATCAAAGTCAACTCACACCGTTGCAGTTATGAGTGGTCACTTTTTACAACGAGGAGAACCGGCTCTCATCCATAAATGGGCTCGTGCCCAAATGGCTGTTGATGCAGGTGTTGACTTAGTTCTTGAGCTCCCTACTTTATATGCCTGCGCTTCAGCTGAATTTTTTTCACATGGAGCTGTTTCGATTTTAAACCAAATGGGCGTGGTTGATGCACTGTGTTTTGGAAGCGAGCTAGGCCATATTGAGGCTTTAAAACAAGTAGCTACTGTATTGATCAATTCCCCAGAATCCTTTGAAATTTCGTTAAAAAAATATCTACAAGAGGGTATTGCTTTTCCTAAAGCTAGAAGCAAGGCTCTAATAGATCATTTTTCATTAGAGGATCTCTCATCCTATGGTATGACTACAGAGAAGATGATTGCCCTTCTTAAAAACCCAAATAACATCTTAGGCATCGAATATTTAAAGGCCTTAGCATTAACTAAAAGCAAAATTCAACCCTACACAATTACACGCAAAGCCGCTGCCTATCACTCCACTGAATTAACCTTAAACATTACCAGCGCCACTGCCATCCGTAATCATTTATTTAACACCGGGAATTTAAATGAAATGATTCACGCCATCCCCCCTTCAACATATGAAATATTGTCCACATGTTTTAATAAAGATGGGGGCCCTATTTTTGCTAATGATCTTGGATTGACTATTTTATCAATGATTCGGCGTATGACGCCACAGGAAATCGCTAAAATTCTTGATGTAGGGGAGGGACTTGAAAATCGGATTTTTCAATGCGCTAACCAAAGTAATCGTCTGGATGAGTTTTGTCAGTGTGTTAAGAGTAAACGTTATACCCTTACACGCATCCAGCGAATTTGCATGCGTATTCTATTAGATATTCAATTCCCTTTAATGAATCAGGCTACCCATGCTTCTACTGGTCTTTATGGGCGGATTTTAGCTTTTAATGACCGAGGTCGAGAAATCATTAAACTTGCCCAAAAAAAATCCTCTTTCCCTTTCATCACCAAAATCAATCAGTATACCCCTCCTAATTCATTTACTAAGAATTTACTAGATTTAGATATACGTGCTACCAATCTTTACGCATTAGCAGTTAAGAACAACGCTTTTTCAAAGGGAGAACAAGATCACCTCACCAGCCCTTATTATCGTAAAGAATTAACATAG
- the ylbJ gene encoding sporulation integral membrane protein YlbJ — MRKRMTDFFNTYFIIFIVLGFVGAIVIYPEESVAAAYNGLMTWFTIVLPSLLPFFIGSHLLIGLGVVKFMGVVLEPIMRPIFNVPGVGSFAFAMSITSGYPVGAKVVTNLRQDKLLTQVEAQRLASFCSTSGPLFMIGAVSVGMFHSSEVGVLLSIAHYLAAISVGVLFRFYKRTFTPAPLRTQDPNLFKRAVQQLEESRKNNPSFGLLMGNAVKESFNTMLVVGGFIILFSVVINIVEIIGLVQLLAQGLFYLLKPLQMNMQAIKGLITGLFEITIGSKLIAESQSVPLVTKIAATSFVIAWSGFSIHAQVISIISSTDIRPTIYMASKLLHGLFSFVFIYLLYPIFTLFFTFTTTATNFHQTSTIREHLFRNFITSIQFFIMLLIILLLFMVFTSMILTILSSKKKKGRRY, encoded by the coding sequence ATGAGAAAAAGGATGACTGATTTTTTCAATACTTATTTTATCATTTTCATTGTTTTAGGCTTTGTAGGTGCAATTGTTATTTATCCTGAGGAATCTGTGGCAGCTGCTTACAATGGTCTCATGACATGGTTTACCATAGTCCTTCCCTCATTGCTTCCATTCTTCATCGGATCTCATTTGCTAATTGGTTTAGGGGTTGTCAAGTTTATGGGAGTTGTGTTAGAACCAATTATGCGCCCAATCTTTAATGTTCCCGGCGTCGGATCTTTTGCCTTCGCCATGAGCATTACTTCAGGTTATCCTGTGGGAGCCAAGGTTGTGACCAACCTTCGCCAAGACAAGCTTTTGACCCAAGTTGAAGCGCAACGTCTGGCTTCTTTTTGTAGCACTTCAGGTCCTCTTTTTATGATTGGCGCTGTTTCAGTAGGTATGTTTCACTCTTCAGAGGTAGGTGTACTACTGAGTATTGCTCACTATCTAGCAGCTATCTCTGTAGGTGTTCTTTTTCGCTTTTACAAGCGCACATTTACCCCTGCCCCCCTCAGAACCCAAGATCCTAATCTGTTTAAAAGAGCAGTGCAACAGCTTGAAGAAAGTCGCAAAAATAACCCATCCTTTGGTCTCCTTATGGGCAATGCCGTGAAGGAATCATTTAATACAATGCTCGTAGTAGGCGGCTTCATTATTTTATTCTCTGTTGTCATAAATATTGTAGAAATCATCGGCCTCGTTCAACTTTTAGCCCAAGGACTTTTCTATCTTTTAAAACCGTTACAGATGAATATGCAAGCTATCAAAGGACTCATTACTGGACTTTTTGAAATTACCATCGGTTCTAAGCTAATAGCCGAAAGCCAGAGCGTTCCTTTGGTTACTAAAATTGCTGCAACAAGTTTCGTCATCGCTTGGAGTGGATTCTCTATTCATGCTCAGGTCATAAGTATTATCTCTAGCACCGATATTCGTCCTACTATTTACATGGCTTCCAAGTTACTTCATGGATTGTTTTCTTTCGTATTCATCTACTTGCTTTATCCAATTTTCACTCTGTTTTTTACTTTCACCACTACGGCTACAAATTTCCATCAAACTTCAACTATCAGAGAGCACCTCTTTAGAAATTTTATCACTTCCATACAATTTTTTATCATGTTGTTGATTATTTTATTGCTTTTTATGGTTTTTACTTCTATGATTTTAACCATATTGTCCTCAAAAAAGAAGAAAGGACGAAGGTATTAA
- the coaD gene encoding pantetheine-phosphate adenylyltransferase, whose product MKVGIYPGSFDPITNGHIDIIKRASEIYDRVIVSVMQNPNKNPMFTLGERVALIEQIIQPYSNIEVDCFSGLLIDYAREKGAKVIIKGLRAVSDFEYELQMALMNRKLCPEVETVFLMTNSQYSYLSSSLVKEVAKFKGDVSEFVPEIVLQAMSKKS is encoded by the coding sequence ATGAAAGTAGGAATTTATCCAGGAAGTTTCGACCCTATCACTAATGGGCATATAGATATTATCAAAAGGGCTTCAGAAATTTACGATCGCGTAATTGTTTCCGTCATGCAAAATCCCAATAAGAATCCTATGTTTACATTAGGTGAAAGGGTGGCATTAATTGAGCAAATTATCCAGCCCTACAGCAACATTGAAGTAGATTGCTTTTCAGGGTTGTTAATTGATTATGCTAGAGAAAAGGGGGCCAAGGTAATCATTAAAGGATTAAGGGCAGTGTCTGATTTTGAATATGAGCTTCAAATGGCTTTGATGAATCGAAAGCTATGCCCTGAAGTGGAAACTGTCTTTCTTATGACAAATAGCCAATACTCTTATTTAAGTTCAAGCTTAGTTAAAGAGGTGGCCAAATTCAAAGGCGATGTAAGTGAATTTGTACCAGAAATTGTACTACAAGCTATGTCAAAAAAATCATAA
- the rsmD gene encoding 16S rRNA (guanine(966)-N(2))-methyltransferase RsmD, giving the protein MRVIAGKAKGYRLQSPIGLQTRPTADRIKESLFNIIQNDILHSTVIDLFSGAGSLGIEALSRGANQAYFIDQSKNSVQAIKENLVRTKLIDLAEIIHSDVQRGMTQLKERRYHADIIFMDPPYGKDLIVPTIAGIVQNSLLQDQGMIIVEHENLDEVPAEIGHLTLFRQKNYGKTTISFYTTREEGK; this is encoded by the coding sequence ATGAGAGTTATTGCAGGTAAAGCTAAAGGATATAGGCTGCAGTCACCAATAGGGTTACAAACCAGACCTACAGCTGACCGAATCAAGGAATCTCTTTTTAATATCATCCAAAATGATATTTTACATAGTACAGTGATTGACTTGTTTTCTGGGGCTGGGAGTCTAGGTATTGAAGCGCTTTCACGTGGGGCGAACCAGGCGTATTTTATTGATCAAAGTAAAAATAGTGTGCAGGCGATTAAAGAAAATTTAGTTAGGACAAAGCTGATAGACCTCGCTGAGATTATACATTCTGATGTACAGCGGGGAATGACTCAACTAAAAGAGCGAAGATATCATGCAGATATTATTTTTATGGATCCGCCATATGGTAAAGATCTTATTGTTCCAACGATAGCAGGAATTGTTCAGAATAGCTTACTTCAAGACCAAGGAATGATCATCGTAGAACACGAAAATCTAGATGAAGTACCAGCAGAGATCGGACACCTAACCCTATTCAGACAAAAGAATTACGGTAAAACAACGATCTCCTTTTATACCACAAGGGAGGAAGGAAAATGA
- a CDS encoding alpha/beta-type small acid-soluble spore protein, whose amino-acid sequence MTNNNNSGGRNRLVVPEARQALNSMKTEIANELGLSNYEQTDKGNLTARQNGYVGGYMTKRLVEQAQRNMSGRQ is encoded by the coding sequence ATGACGAATAATAATAATAGTGGAGGAAGAAATCGTCTGGTTGTTCCTGAAGCTCGACAAGCACTTAACTCTATGAAAACGGAAATAGCTAACGAATTAGGATTATCTAATTATGAACAAACTGATAAAGGGAATCTAACTGCTAGACAAAATGGTTATGTAGGAGGATACATGACTAAGAGACTAGTAGAACAAGCACAAAGAAATATGAGTGGAAGACAATAA
- the recG gene encoding ATP-dependent DNA helicase RecG, producing the protein MSRGDEMKDSFEENIQFIKGVGPKKAARLKRLNIETVQEMLYHFPRDYDDRRNTKKVSHLVAGEKVTIYGRIIEEPQISKIRKGLSLTKVKMRDDTGSVSVIFFNQPFLKKNLTMGTEVMVNGKVKVGYKGLEITNPVYERVESANSEAQVIPIYSTTEGLTQKEIYRMQKQLLSTIKEFPEFLPEEIIKKNRLCDLRFALCGIHFPKTTQDLKVAKYRLVFDEFFLLNLSLLSIKKQFKKQKSSIALHIKDDVYEFIQGLPFRLTSAQRKTLDEIFDDIQRTTPMNRLVQGDVGSGKTIVAVCALLNCVLNGYQGAMMAPTEILAEQHYEALKELLSPLNIEVGLLVGSMTKKNKERLLERIAKGEVQIVTGTHALIQEGVVFHNLALAVTDEQHRFGVRQRASLMNKGANPHILVMTATPIPRTLALIVYGDLDISTIDELPPGRKSIKTFSASKKKREDVYTFIKKELDNGRQAYVVCPLVEESESIEAESATEIATLFSHTIFKSYRVGLLHGKMPSKEKETVMNAFKRKEIDILVSTTVIEVGVNVPNATVMIIENAERFGLAQLHQLRGRVGRGDSQSYCILIHNSKSDIAKERMKIMEKTTDGFLISEKDLELRGPGEFFGIRQHGLPELKIANLFKHIKILKIVQQQIKELIEVDFEGFLKEHPALEKKLINQLRKIDDEIPYS; encoded by the coding sequence ATGAGTAGAGGTGATGAAATGAAGGATAGTTTTGAGGAAAACATACAATTTATTAAGGGTGTTGGTCCCAAAAAAGCGGCTAGACTAAAACGTTTAAATATTGAAACCGTCCAGGAAATGCTATACCATTTTCCAAGGGATTATGATGATCGTAGAAATACAAAAAAGGTAAGTCATCTAGTAGCAGGAGAAAAGGTAACTATATATGGACGTATTATAGAAGAACCGCAAATTTCTAAAATACGGAAGGGGCTCAGCCTGACGAAAGTAAAAATGAGAGATGATACAGGAAGTGTCTCGGTTATTTTTTTCAATCAGCCCTTTCTTAAAAAAAATTTGACAATGGGTACCGAAGTGATGGTCAATGGTAAGGTGAAAGTCGGATATAAGGGTCTTGAAATAACGAACCCTGTCTATGAGCGCGTGGAGTCGGCGAATTCAGAAGCACAAGTTATACCGATTTACTCAACTACAGAGGGATTAACACAAAAAGAAATTTACCGAATGCAAAAACAGCTCTTAAGCACAATTAAAGAGTTTCCAGAGTTTTTGCCTGAAGAGATTATCAAAAAAAATCGTTTGTGTGATCTCAGATTTGCCCTTTGTGGTATTCATTTTCCTAAAACAACACAAGATCTCAAGGTAGCGAAATACCGTCTGGTGTTTGATGAGTTTTTTTTGCTTAACTTAAGTCTTTTGTCTATTAAGAAGCAGTTCAAAAAACAAAAATCCAGTATTGCACTACATATAAAAGATGATGTTTATGAATTTATCCAAGGACTTCCCTTTCGATTAACAAGTGCACAAAGAAAGACTTTAGATGAAATTTTTGATGATATACAAAGGACAACGCCTATGAATCGGCTGGTACAAGGAGATGTAGGTTCAGGAAAAACAATTGTAGCAGTTTGTGCGCTACTGAACTGCGTATTAAATGGTTATCAAGGGGCTATGATGGCGCCGACAGAAATACTAGCGGAACAGCATTATGAGGCCCTCAAGGAGCTCTTAAGCCCTTTAAACATTGAAGTAGGACTGCTGGTAGGGAGTATGACTAAAAAGAATAAGGAACGCTTGCTAGAGAGAATTGCAAAGGGTGAGGTGCAAATTGTGACAGGTACCCATGCATTGATTCAAGAGGGGGTTGTATTTCATAACCTGGCTTTGGCAGTAACTGATGAGCAACATCGATTTGGGGTGAGACAAAGAGCTTCATTAATGAACAAAGGAGCTAACCCTCATATACTTGTAATGACTGCCACACCCATTCCAAGAACCCTGGCATTGATTGTATATGGAGACTTAGATATTTCAACAATAGATGAACTGCCTCCGGGAAGAAAATCAATTAAAACCTTTAGTGCTTCCAAGAAAAAAAGAGAAGATGTGTATACTTTTATTAAAAAGGAGTTAGATAATGGAAGACAGGCCTATGTCGTTTGTCCATTAGTAGAAGAATCAGAGAGTATTGAAGCGGAATCCGCCACTGAAATTGCAACGTTATTTTCCCACACGATATTCAAGTCCTACCGAGTCGGTTTATTACATGGGAAAATGCCTTCAAAAGAAAAAGAGACTGTGATGAATGCATTTAAAAGAAAAGAAATTGACATTCTTGTTTCTACAACAGTGATTGAGGTTGGTGTCAATGTGCCTAATGCAACTGTGATGATTATTGAAAACGCAGAACGATTTGGGCTGGCACAATTACACCAATTAAGGGGCCGTGTTGGAAGAGGCGACTCTCAGTCCTATTGTATTTTAATCCATAATAGTAAGAGTGACATTGCTAAGGAGCGAATGAAAATTATGGAGAAAACAACAGATGGTTTTCTGATATCGGAAAAAGATTTAGAATTGAGGGGACCAGGTGAGTTTTTTGGGATTAGGCAGCATGGTCTACCAGAATTAAAAATTGCTAACTTATTTAAACATATAAAAATACTGAAAATTGTGCAGCAACAAATAAAAGAACTCATCGAAGTGGACTTTGAAGGGTTCTTAAAGGAACATCCTGCTTTAGAAAAAAAGTTAATCAACCAATTAAGAAAAATAGACGATGAAATACCCTATAGTTAG